The following coding sequences are from one Lolium rigidum isolate FL_2022 chromosome 6, APGP_CSIRO_Lrig_0.1, whole genome shotgun sequence window:
- the LOC124662981 gene encoding transcription factor WRKY45-2-like yields the protein MALSTPTAVVLELMTMGQQSALHLGELLMAASPPKEAERGLALTAEILRYCDRVIAAISGGAAGRKRKATMEHGVLMPSKRRARGAEASREVRSGTTADGFVWRKYGQKDINGSTHPRFYYRCAYSAEGCGATRRVQQSQEEPAAFVIAYYGDHTCGGGAGDACQRGVPPLRPAVIDSNACGMVGFFDQYQNVESPQPLLAAEQSWRHHGEAPGQTSRGRWSSSSSSSSSSSEAERGTSPVLEFLEGSLGVGWESVVNYLGFTDLPQTAMLQ from the exons ATGGCGCTGTCCACCCCGACCGCCGTGGTGCTGGAGCTGATGACGATGGGGCAGCAGTCCGCGTTGCACCTCGGGGAGCTGCTCATGGCGGCATCGCCGCCCAAGGAGGCAGAGCGCGGCCTGGCGCTCACCGCGGAGATCCTCCGCTACTGCGACCGTGTCATCGCAGCGATCAGCGGGGGCGCCGCCGGCAGGAAGAGGAAGGCGACCATGGAGCACGGCGTTCTGATGCCGTCCAAAAGAAG GGCGCGTGGTGCGGAGGCGAGTCGGGAGGTCCGGAGCGGGACGACGGCGGACGGGTTCGTGTGGAGGAAGTACGGGCAGAAGGACATAAACGGAAGCACCCATCCGAG GTTCTACTACCGCTGCGCGTACAGCGCCGAGGGCTGCGGCGCGACTCGCCGGGTTCAGCAGTCGCAGGAGGAGCCCGCGGCGTTCGTCATCGCCTACTACGGCGACCACACGTGCGGAGGTGGCGCCGGCGATGCCTGTCAGCGGGGAGTACCGCCGCTGCGTCCTGCCGTCATCGACTCAAATGCTTGCGGAATGGTCGGTTTCTTTGACCAATATCAGAACGTGGAATCTCCTCAGCCGTTGCTCGCCGCCGAGCAGAGTTGGCGCCATCACGGCGAGGCTCCCGGTCAGACGTCGCGGGGACGgtggtcatcgtcctcctcctcctcctcctcttcgtcggaagCTGAACGTGGCACTTCTCCTGTATTGGAGTTTCTGGAAGGCAGTCTAGGAGTCGGATGGGAATCCGTCGTCAACTACCTTGGTTTCACTGATCTCCCACAAACTGCTATGCTGCAGTAG